The Acinetobacter pittii genome contains a region encoding:
- a CDS encoding DUF485 domain-containing protein, which translates to MDQSQVEKILHNPKFQKMVKKKSALSWTLTIIMLVLYVGFMLLVGYNKEFLMSSFSGGVTTWGIPLGLGIIVLSFLLCGVYSYIANNTLDQLSEEALKEVEAITHEKGLH; encoded by the coding sequence ATGGATCAAAGCCAAGTAGAAAAGATTCTACACAATCCAAAGTTTCAGAAAATGGTCAAGAAAAAAAGTGCATTAAGCTGGACGCTCACAATCATTATGTTAGTGCTTTATGTGGGCTTTATGCTACTTGTTGGCTACAACAAAGAATTTTTGATGAGTTCATTTAGTGGTGGTGTAACGACATGGGGTATTCCACTAGGCTTAGGAATTATCGTTTTATCTTTCCTACTGTGTGGCGTGTATTCCTATATCGCAAACAATACCCTTGACCAGTTGAGTGAAGAAGCGTTGAAGGAAGTTGAAGCCATCACGCATGAGAAAGGATTACACTAA
- a CDS encoding BCCT family transporter — translation MPSKQPGWFANVNPNVFFGTVIIIALFLAVVVIAPSSFELLTQQLKQWITDSFSWFYVLSVAFFLILLIYIACSSIGRIKLGPDHSQPEYNNGSWFAMLFTAGMGIGLMFFGVAEPVMHYVNPPSGDAQTIDAAQQALRVTFFHWGLHAWAIYAVVGLALAYFAYRHNLPLKTRSALYPLIGKKIYGPWGDSIDIFATIGTVFGVATSLGFGVTQINSGLHYLFGVEQSTHIQVLLIIFVSILASLSVFLGLDKGVKRLSELNLVLALILLLFVFIAGPSIYLLQTTIQNTGQYISNLFTMTFNLYAYQPNGWIGGWTILYWAWWISWSPFVGMFIARVSRGRTIREFIVGVLLIPTGFTIIWMGFLGNAALFSIIHEHQTTLIQAVQQDSSVALFEFLGHLPWSGVMNILATVLVVLFFVTSADSGALVTDYLTAKTENSPTWQRLFWTVLMAVLAIILLLVGGLAALQSSIIMSALPFTVVMLFMSWGLIKALHLDVTKMQAIQEARITPRAIHNPRSWQQRLGLIMHYPHSEEEVREYIEKQVARAFENIKHEFRRRHLEVSITQLEDGMQLRVDHHNEINFIYKVVSRETVPPSFLIGRTEAEDGQYFQAEVFLREGGQNYDVMDWTQEDLIQDIIDQYERHLYFLNIVRS, via the coding sequence ATGCCTTCCAAACAACCAGGTTGGTTCGCAAACGTTAATCCTAACGTATTTTTTGGTACGGTCATTATTATTGCCTTATTTTTAGCAGTTGTGGTGATCGCCCCGAGTTCCTTTGAACTTCTAACGCAGCAATTAAAACAATGGATTACCGATTCATTTAGCTGGTTTTATGTTTTATCTGTTGCCTTCTTTCTCATTTTATTGATTTATATCGCCTGCTCATCAATAGGCCGGATTAAGTTAGGGCCTGATCACAGCCAGCCTGAATATAATAATGGGTCTTGGTTTGCCATGCTGTTTACAGCAGGGATGGGAATCGGTCTCATGTTCTTCGGTGTTGCCGAACCCGTCATGCATTATGTTAATCCACCGAGTGGGGATGCCCAGACTATTGATGCAGCTCAGCAAGCGCTCAGAGTAACCTTCTTCCACTGGGGCTTACATGCATGGGCAATTTATGCAGTAGTGGGATTGGCATTGGCTTATTTTGCTTATCGACATAATTTACCTTTAAAGACCCGTTCAGCACTCTATCCGCTCATTGGTAAAAAGATTTATGGACCATGGGGCGACAGCATCGATATATTCGCGACCATTGGTACGGTATTTGGTGTAGCGACTTCTCTCGGGTTCGGTGTTACTCAGATTAACTCGGGTTTACATTATTTGTTCGGTGTTGAGCAAAGCACCCATATTCAAGTTTTACTCATTATTTTTGTGAGTATTTTAGCCTCCTTATCTGTATTCTTAGGTCTTGATAAAGGGGTAAAACGCTTATCAGAGCTAAACTTAGTCTTAGCCTTAATCTTATTACTATTTGTTTTTATCGCCGGTCCAAGTATCTATTTACTCCAAACCACTATTCAAAACACTGGGCAATATATCTCTAATCTTTTTACCATGACATTCAATTTATACGCTTATCAGCCGAATGGATGGATTGGTGGTTGGACAATTTTATATTGGGCTTGGTGGATTTCTTGGTCGCCATTTGTGGGTATGTTTATCGCAAGGGTTTCACGTGGTCGTACCATTCGAGAATTTATTGTAGGGGTTCTCCTCATCCCGACAGGCTTTACCATTATCTGGATGGGCTTTTTAGGAAACGCTGCATTATTTAGCATTATTCATGAACATCAAACCACTCTCATTCAGGCTGTTCAGCAAGACTCATCAGTTGCACTGTTTGAATTCTTAGGGCACTTGCCATGGTCAGGTGTCATGAATATTCTGGCTACCGTTCTAGTGGTTTTATTCTTTGTGACCTCTGCTGATTCGGGAGCATTGGTAACAGACTACTTAACTGCAAAAACTGAAAATTCACCAACTTGGCAGCGTTTGTTCTGGACAGTACTAATGGCTGTACTCGCCATTATTTTATTGTTAGTCGGTGGTTTGGCTGCACTTCAATCTTCAATCATTATGAGCGCATTGCCGTTTACTGTGGTTATGCTGTTCATGAGTTGGGGATTAATAAAAGCATTACATCTTGATGTTACGAAAATGCAGGCAATTCAGGAAGCACGTATTACACCACGTGCCATTCATAATCCAAGAAGCTGGCAACAGCGGCTAGGTTTAATCATGCACTATCCTCATAGTGAAGAAGAGGTTAGAGAATATATCGAAAAACAAGTGGCTCGTGCGTTTGAAAATATCAAACATGAATTTAGACGCCGTCATTTAGAAGTTTCAATTACTCAACTTGAGGATGGGATGCAACTTCGAGTCGATCATCACAATGAAATTAATTTTATTTATAAAGTTGTTTCACGTGAAACAGTGCCGCCAAGTTTTTTAATCGGACGTACTGAGGCTGAAGATGGGCAATATTTCCAAGCTGAAGTCTTTTTAAGAGAGGGTGGGCAGAACTATGATGTAATGGATTGGACTCAAGAAGATTTAATTCAAGACATTATTGATCAGTATGAACGTCATTTATATTTCTTAAATATTGTACGAAGTTAA
- the luxQ gene encoding PAS domain-containing hybrid sensor histidine kinase/response regulator translates to MNSWLIIGVLTLYIALLFICAFFGEKHASRLSTRGRMFLFSLTLGVYCSSWTFYGATGAAVREGVIFLPIYLGPLLFVWFGYDIWRRLGRVRQHHAISSIADFVAARYGKSGVLASLVTILAVIAIIPYLALQLRAIALSTSVILEQNAHIHTTTNSVLLLTSVLAILAMIFGTRQIANTEQHGGLMLAVAFESFVKLFALICVALFFIFEAPANLVQVTADVNQTFQEVQLFGVPETFWIQTLLAGLAIICLPRQFHVAVVELRDEKHIRGARKWFAAYLILTILAIIPIASWALHAAPKFLTVPDVAVLSLPLSYNQEWLALLAFLGGFSASTGMLLVSSVALSIMLSNDLIMPALWRFKLLSRHDKHLPKVLKFSRRISIVAVMLLGFLFFHFFNDINQLSVFGLLAFSAVAQFAPALIGGLYWRGGSRQGVYAGLIVGFLMWSYTLLFPTILRSLPEAYQETAQSILLFGPLGINALRPESLFGFESFAPLTHGVIWSLGLNIVLYIWISKLYRPSVAEQIQAESFFYYETKPLPSPHTSTDLTYLPHDAARLKVGDLFALAKRITGEQPTTQAFENFCEQNHLTLNPNSIANGMWWRFTEQYLAGIIGAASARTLLTTAMINNGLALGQVANILDQASQWQRFNQNLLMTMIDHMTQGVSVVDKNMCLVAWNNQYLKLFGYPKDLVYVGCPIADLIRYNAERGECGPGSVEEHVRKRLHWMKVGSAHEFERIRKDGRVIQMRGNPISGGGFVTTFADITAFRANEAILEARVKDRTQQLADALTEQQLAREQADMANMSKSRFIAAASHDLLQPMHAARLFSTVLEQSIATEEDRQTLQQLDRALYGAESMLSALLDIARLEGGTIQPKRQPYPLHDLLSDLELQFKSIAAQRNISLKVHDVSFWIDTDPQWIRRIIQNFVSNALRYTAKGRVIVGVLRSAQKPGHIRIGVWDTGPGIAEEQRIKLFQEFERCGHLSPWGEQGLGLGLAIVQRMTGLLNYPVHVYSQLDKGSCFMIEVPVVEAPKVITPTVQAVPLKTKAYRILCLDNDETILEGMSSLLGRWGYEVFKATEPEQALEIIQKENIQVWLIDQHLNNNQLGVDFILQNRQHDVPVALITADSHPELPQQLKELNIVLLKKPLKPASLRAWLSGLKIASETD, encoded by the coding sequence ATGAACAGCTGGCTGATTATTGGGGTACTCACACTTTATATAGCACTCTTATTCATTTGTGCTTTTTTTGGCGAAAAGCATGCTAGTCGCCTGAGTACACGTGGCCGGATGTTCCTGTTTAGTTTGACCTTAGGTGTTTACTGTTCATCTTGGACATTTTATGGTGCAACCGGAGCTGCCGTCCGAGAAGGTGTTATTTTCTTACCTATTTATTTAGGTCCGCTGTTATTTGTCTGGTTTGGTTACGATATCTGGCGACGTTTAGGCCGAGTACGTCAGCACCACGCGATTTCCTCAATTGCCGACTTTGTTGCTGCACGTTATGGCAAAAGCGGCGTATTGGCATCGCTGGTTACGATCTTGGCAGTTATTGCGATTATTCCCTACCTCGCCCTACAGTTACGTGCAATTGCCTTAAGTACATCAGTCATATTGGAACAAAATGCTCATATTCATACGACCACCAATAGCGTTTTGCTTTTAACCAGTGTCCTTGCGATCTTAGCCATGATTTTTGGTACAAGGCAAATTGCAAACACCGAACAGCATGGCGGCCTCATGTTAGCTGTCGCTTTTGAATCTTTTGTAAAATTATTCGCACTGATTTGTGTCGCTTTATTTTTTATTTTTGAGGCACCCGCGAACTTAGTTCAAGTCACAGCCGACGTAAACCAAACCTTTCAAGAGGTTCAATTATTTGGGGTCCCTGAAACTTTCTGGATTCAGACATTATTGGCAGGCCTCGCAATTATCTGTTTACCCCGACAGTTTCATGTAGCGGTTGTTGAATTACGTGATGAAAAGCATATTCGCGGTGCACGTAAATGGTTTGCGGCTTATCTCATTTTAACGATTCTAGCTATTATCCCGATTGCAAGCTGGGCTTTACATGCAGCGCCAAAATTCCTAACAGTGCCCGATGTTGCAGTACTCTCATTACCCCTCAGTTATAATCAAGAGTGGTTAGCCCTACTGGCCTTTTTAGGTGGGTTTTCTGCCTCAACAGGTATGTTACTTGTTTCATCTGTTGCATTATCTATCATGCTCAGTAACGACTTGATTATGCCTGCCCTGTGGCGGTTCAAGTTGCTTTCGCGACACGATAAACACTTACCGAAAGTTCTTAAATTTAGCCGTCGTATTAGTATTGTCGCAGTAATGCTTCTTGGCTTTTTATTCTTCCATTTCTTTAACGATATTAACCAGCTTTCAGTATTTGGTTTATTAGCATTTAGTGCGGTTGCCCAGTTTGCACCGGCTCTCATTGGTGGCTTGTATTGGCGAGGCGGAAGTCGTCAAGGTGTCTATGCTGGTCTTATTGTTGGATTCTTAATGTGGAGTTACACATTACTGTTTCCAACGATCTTACGTAGTTTGCCGGAAGCCTATCAAGAAACAGCCCAAAGTATTTTGCTTTTTGGTCCTTTGGGAATTAATGCATTACGTCCAGAATCACTTTTTGGTTTTGAATCATTTGCACCTTTAACCCACGGCGTTATTTGGTCTCTCGGTTTAAATATTGTTTTATATATCTGGATTTCTAAACTTTACCGCCCAAGTGTGGCAGAACAAATTCAGGCAGAAAGCTTTTTTTATTATGAAACTAAGCCTCTGCCATCACCACATACTTCTACCGATTTGACCTATTTACCCCACGATGCTGCACGTTTAAAAGTAGGTGATCTGTTCGCCCTTGCTAAAAGAATTACGGGTGAGCAACCCACAACACAAGCGTTCGAGAACTTTTGTGAGCAAAATCATCTCACACTCAATCCGAATAGTATTGCCAATGGCATGTGGTGGCGATTCACCGAGCAATATCTAGCTGGCATTATCGGCGCAGCCTCTGCACGTACGTTACTGACCACAGCAATGATCAATAATGGTTTGGCATTAGGCCAAGTCGCCAATATTTTAGACCAAGCCTCACAGTGGCAACGGTTTAATCAAAACCTGCTGATGACCATGATTGACCACATGACCCAAGGGGTAAGTGTGGTCGATAAAAATATGTGTTTGGTCGCTTGGAACAACCAATATTTAAAACTATTTGGCTACCCAAAAGATTTAGTCTATGTGGGTTGTCCAATTGCCGATCTGATTCGTTATAACGCTGAACGTGGCGAATGTGGCCCCGGTTCAGTCGAAGAACATGTTCGTAAACGCTTACACTGGATGAAAGTCGGAAGTGCGCATGAGTTTGAACGTATTCGTAAAGATGGACGCGTTATTCAAATGCGTGGTAATCCTATTTCAGGTGGAGGCTTCGTTACAACGTTCGCCGACATTACTGCTTTCCGTGCAAATGAGGCAATACTCGAAGCCCGCGTAAAAGACCGAACCCAACAACTTGCCGATGCTTTAACCGAGCAACAGCTGGCGCGCGAACAAGCCGATATGGCCAATATGTCAAAAAGCCGCTTTATTGCTGCGGCCAGTCATGACTTATTACAACCCATGCATGCTGCTCGTCTCTTTAGTACTGTTCTTGAGCAAAGCATTGCAACCGAAGAAGATCGTCAAACTCTACAGCAACTTGACCGTGCTCTGTATGGTGCAGAAAGTATGCTCTCTGCCCTACTCGATATTGCACGTTTGGAAGGCGGCACCATACAACCAAAAAGACAGCCTTACCCTCTGCACGATTTATTAAGCGATCTTGAACTCCAGTTTAAATCGATTGCTGCACAGCGAAATATTTCATTAAAAGTTCATGATGTATCATTCTGGATTGACACAGATCCACAGTGGATTCGACGCATTATTCAAAACTTTGTGAGTAATGCACTGCGTTATACCGCCAAAGGCCGAGTGATTGTTGGCGTATTACGCTCAGCTCAAAAACCTGGACACATTCGAATTGGTGTCTGGGATACAGGTCCCGGAATTGCCGAAGAGCAACGTATTAAATTATTTCAAGAATTTGAACGCTGTGGGCATTTATCGCCTTGGGGCGAACAAGGTTTAGGTTTGGGGCTTGCTATTGTGCAGCGTATGACGGGTTTGTTGAATTATCCAGTCCATGTCTATTCGCAACTCGATAAAGGCTCCTGCTTTATGATTGAGGTTCCGGTGGTAGAAGCTCCAAAAGTGATAACCCCAACCGTACAGGCAGTACCTTTAAAAACTAAGGCTTACCGAATTTTATGTTTAGACAATGATGAAACCATTCTTGAGGGTATGAGCAGCTTATTAGGTCGATGGGGTTATGAGGTTTTTAAAGCCACTGAACCTGAACAAGCACTTGAAATTATTCAAAAAGAGAATATTCAGGTCTGGCTTATCGATCAGCATTTAAATAATAACCAACTCGGTGTCGATTTTATTTTGCAAAATCGTCAACATGATGTTCCGGTTGCTCTGATTACAGCCGACTCTCATCCTGAGTTACCTCAACAATTGAAAGAACTGAATATTGTTTTACTCAAAAAACCGCTTAAGCCAGCTTCTTTAAGAGCATGGCTATCGGGTCTTAAAATTGCCAGTGAGACAGATTAA
- a CDS encoding ion channel produces MRSIIEFWASFRLLPSAWLLLVQFVLLILAMLTFHDASYRTLTWALGVLALLIIAKVIRQTPMFTFLGLSFVSGAIISSVFILLGYSNLTIQIFAHSCEALAYFSAAYGLFRYMFADRYLTRDELFAAAAVFTLLAWGFAFLYNICQLLIPASFQNPNNTHHLQTWLDLLFLSFSLQSATGLSDLMPLSPPARVLAMLQMFCGVMYLALIVTRLIALQYIAHPPRRNTDK; encoded by the coding sequence ATGCGCTCTATTATCGAGTTCTGGGCGAGCTTTCGATTGCTACCTTCTGCGTGGCTGTTGCTGGTTCAGTTTGTTTTATTGATCTTAGCTATGCTGACCTTTCACGATGCATCTTATAGAACTCTCACTTGGGCATTAGGAGTACTTGCCTTACTCATTATTGCCAAAGTGATTCGCCAAACCCCCATGTTTACTTTTCTGGGTCTAAGCTTTGTCAGTGGAGCGATTATATCTTCGGTCTTTATTTTATTAGGCTATAGCAATTTAACGATCCAGATATTTGCTCATAGTTGTGAAGCGTTAGCTTATTTTTCGGCAGCGTATGGTTTATTTCGTTATATGTTTGCTGACCGATATTTAACAAGAGATGAATTATTTGCAGCGGCTGCAGTTTTTACTCTGCTGGCTTGGGGCTTTGCATTTCTCTATAACATTTGTCAGCTATTGATTCCTGCTAGCTTCCAAAATCCAAATAATACTCATCATTTACAGACGTGGTTAGATCTACTCTTCCTGAGTTTTAGCTTACAGTCAGCGACAGGCTTATCTGATTTAATGCCGCTTAGTCCGCCAGCACGCGTTTTAGCGATGCTACAAATGTTTTGCGGCGTGATGTATCTCGCTTTGATTGTTACACGTTTGATTGCTCTACAGTATATTGCTCATCCTCCAAGGAGAAATACCGACAAATAA
- a CDS encoding GGDEF domain-containing protein, which yields MSGLRSEHISNRLFLFMLVIILSLLFMAIPLIVGSYQDYIKTRQALAEIKSLRAVADIAYKISKERAPANKMMSSAPEDLLKNQQELKKFRLIVDEQIDSTILILKQAGYVSLANELQTSLKENIKQARAVVDYYGETPYAARTSVQMDNAILGMFGAWDHCRGILQKLMLQLKSKDSRISNYFTLIIVLTDMRDQAGRMASNIIAPVSFNEEIPSNNRARSLQTQHQARYLWILVDTLQPEQAKTLEYRRLYSQVKTEFIDKGIPIVEKLLEESQKGEPYFLNGTQLTEAIVGKFTTVVDLQSYILDESVVIATQENAIARNDFFLTLFISLISLATALLTLIYAQRRVFSPLIKARTLILDLSHSSDHCTDDMNVTTKGEFFSLFEAIDRLQRMLQQRDAFEFQLKNIANTDPLTGVSNRLALSEYLKIVESYPQKFMQTCLMIIDIDRFKQVNDQYGHIVGDRVIVSIAEQLKQNIRSSDLIVRYGGDEFLILLEQVQFVDARLLAEKIRMAISLEEIDLSGSEEKLHVSVSIGFAIGATSWIELLEKADRSLLRAKARGRNAVEG from the coding sequence ATGTCAGGATTACGTTCAGAACATATTAGTAATCGACTGTTTCTTTTCATGCTGGTTATTATTTTGTCCTTATTATTCATGGCAATACCACTTATTGTGGGAAGCTATCAGGATTATATAAAAACAAGACAAGCCTTAGCTGAAATAAAAAGTTTAAGAGCAGTAGCAGATATTGCTTATAAAATTTCTAAGGAACGTGCTCCTGCTAACAAAATGATGTCGAGTGCTCCGGAGGATTTATTAAAGAATCAACAAGAATTAAAAAAATTTCGTTTAATTGTCGATGAGCAAATTGATTCAACTATTCTTATTTTAAAACAAGCGGGTTATGTTTCATTAGCCAATGAGTTGCAAACCAGTTTAAAGGAAAATATTAAACAGGCGAGAGCTGTCGTTGATTATTACGGTGAAACTCCCTATGCAGCAAGGACTTCCGTTCAAATGGATAATGCTATTTTAGGGATGTTTGGCGCATGGGATCATTGTAGGGGAATCCTGCAAAAACTGATGTTGCAGCTAAAAAGTAAAGACAGCCGTATTTCTAATTATTTTACGCTCATTATAGTTCTAACTGATATGCGTGATCAGGCTGGTCGCATGGCCTCTAACATTATTGCTCCTGTTAGTTTTAATGAAGAGATTCCAAGTAATAACCGGGCACGCTCTCTACAAACTCAGCATCAAGCTAGATATTTATGGATTTTGGTCGATACCTTACAGCCTGAACAGGCAAAAACTCTAGAATATCGTCGATTATATTCACAGGTAAAAACGGAGTTTATAGACAAAGGTATTCCGATTGTAGAAAAGTTATTGGAAGAAAGCCAAAAGGGCGAACCATATTTTCTAAATGGTACACAGTTAACTGAAGCAATCGTAGGTAAATTTACTACTGTCGTTGATTTACAAAGTTATATTCTTGATGAGAGTGTAGTCATTGCGACTCAAGAAAATGCGATTGCTCGAAATGATTTCTTTTTAACTTTATTTATTTCTTTAATTTCTTTGGCTACAGCATTACTTACTCTGATATATGCCCAAAGACGTGTATTTTCTCCTTTAATTAAAGCGAGAACTTTAATTTTAGATTTATCTCATAGTTCTGATCATTGTACAGATGACATGAATGTCACCACAAAAGGTGAATTTTTTTCTTTATTTGAAGCGATAGACCGATTACAACGTATGTTGCAACAGCGAGATGCTTTTGAGTTTCAATTAAAGAATATTGCTAATACTGATCCACTCACCGGTGTGTCTAACCGTTTGGCTTTATCTGAATATCTAAAAATTGTTGAAAGTTATCCTCAAAAATTTATGCAGACCTGTTTAATGATCATCGATATAGATCGTTTTAAACAGGTGAATGACCAATATGGCCATATTGTTGGTGACCGTGTCATTGTCAGTATTGCCGAGCAATTAAAGCAAAATATTCGTAGTTCAGATTTAATTGTCCGTTATGGGGGAGATGAATTTTTAATATTGCTAGAGCAGGTGCAATTTGTAGATGCTCGTCTTTTAGCAGAGAAAATACGGATGGCGATTTCTTTAGAAGAGATTGATTTATCGGGTTCAGAAGAAAAGTTGCATGTGTCTGTCAGTATTGGTTTTGCTATCGGAGCGACGAGTTGGATTGAGCTTTTAGAAAAAGCTGACCGTTCACTCTTAAGAGCAAAAGCCCGAGGTCGAAATGCAGTTGAGGGGTAA
- the omp33-36 gene encoding porin Omp33-36: MKKLGLATAVLLAMTGAHAYQFEVQGQSEYVDTTANDKNFTGDVAGTFYLKNVDTAKGPLAEAAFLNQASSVSLGYSYQQYDQNNGLNYHVGTYGVKGEAYVPTPYLPVYASATYNHTDVDGKNAISRDDNGDRYALEVGAMLLPNFLMTVGYTSVANQFALDNFGIISNGIYSAVNQTAAIQDDQDAVTARAKYVGPIDGTNMAIGFEAAGAFGQENQYGLKTDLYLTPKLSVGASFIGNDGSADIKGNDLGEFRQAWGGNVNYFITPALAVGASYMKADVKNASTSYDTQTIGLNTKFRF; the protein is encoded by the coding sequence ATGAAAAAACTTGGTTTAGCCACTGCTGTATTATTAGCCATGACCGGTGCTCATGCTTATCAATTTGAAGTTCAAGGTCAATCTGAATACGTTGACACAACTGCAAATGATAAAAACTTCACTGGTGACGTTGCTGGTACATTCTATTTAAAAAATGTTGATACCGCTAAAGGTCCTTTAGCTGAAGCAGCTTTCTTGAACCAAGCTTCTAGCGTATCTTTAGGTTATAGCTACCAACAGTATGACCAAAACAACGGTTTAAACTACCACGTTGGTACATACGGTGTTAAAGGTGAGGCTTACGTTCCTACTCCTTACCTTCCTGTATACGCTAGCGCAACTTATAACCACACTGATGTTGATGGTAAAAACGCTATCTCTCGTGATGACAACGGTGACCGTTATGCATTAGAAGTTGGTGCTATGTTGCTACCTAACTTCTTGATGACTGTTGGTTATACAAGTGTTGCTAACCAATTCGCTTTAGACAACTTTGGCATCATCAGCAACGGTATCTACTCTGCTGTGAACCAAACTGCTGCGATCCAAGACGACCAAGATGCTGTTACAGCTCGTGCTAAATATGTAGGTCCAATCGATGGAACTAACATGGCAATTGGTTTTGAAGCTGCTGGTGCTTTCGGTCAAGAAAATCAATATGGTTTAAAAACTGACCTTTACTTAACTCCTAAGTTAAGCGTTGGCGCATCGTTCATTGGTAACGATGGTTCAGCTGACATCAAAGGCAATGATCTTGGTGAATTCCGTCAAGCTTGGGGTGGTAACGTAAACTACTTCATTACTCCAGCTTTAGCAGTTGGTGCATCTTACATGAAAGCTGACGTTAAAAATGCGTCTACTAGCTACGATACACAAACTATCGGTTTAAATACTAAATTCCGTTTCTAA
- a CDS encoding cation acetate symporter, giving the protein MKWNSLKAKALLAAASLYSTVAMASPDLGEAEQQATNWHAIIMFVIFVGFTLFITKWAAKQTQSAQDFYTAGGGISGFQNGLAIAGDYMSAASFLGISAMVFSSGFDGLLYSLGFMVGWPIVLFLVAERLRNLGKYNLSDVVSFRLEEKPVRTLAALSSLVVVAFYLIAQMVGAGQLIKLLFGLNYNIAVVIVGLLMMAYVIFGGMLATTWVQIIKAVMLLSGATFMAFMVMKAVGFSFSNMFTQSIEVFSKVHSVSFEEAAKIMGPGKLAANPIDALSLGLALMFGTAGLPHILMRFFTVKDAKEARKSVVVATGFIGYFYLLTFIIGFGAILFVSNNPQFLDVAKMAVSGKLELVGGNNMAAVHLSDALGGDLFMGFISAVAFATILAVVAGLTLSGASAISHDLYANVFKKGQTTPASELRMSKIATLGLAIFAMILGILFEKQNVAFMVGLAFSVACCANFPILVLSMFWKGLTTRGAVIGGVVGLVTAVVLIVLSKAVWVDTLKISDTPVNPFNGPALFAMPLSFLCCWFFSVTDNSARAKQERAAFDAQYVRSMTGIGASGASDH; this is encoded by the coding sequence ATGAAATGGAATTCATTAAAAGCGAAAGCCTTATTGGCAGCAGCATCGCTATATTCAACTGTTGCTATGGCAAGCCCGGACTTAGGTGAAGCAGAGCAACAAGCTACCAACTGGCACGCTATCATCATGTTTGTCATCTTTGTTGGTTTCACTTTGTTTATTACTAAGTGGGCTGCAAAACAAACTCAATCAGCACAAGATTTCTATACCGCAGGGGGCGGAATCAGCGGTTTCCAAAACGGATTGGCAATTGCCGGTGACTATATGTCAGCTGCATCTTTCCTCGGTATTTCCGCGATGGTGTTTAGTTCGGGTTTTGATGGCTTACTTTATTCTCTTGGGTTTATGGTAGGTTGGCCAATCGTTTTATTCTTGGTTGCAGAGCGTTTACGTAACCTCGGTAAATACAATCTTTCAGATGTAGTGTCATTCCGTCTCGAAGAAAAACCGGTCCGTACCTTAGCTGCCTTAAGCTCGCTTGTTGTTGTTGCATTTTACTTGATTGCTCAAATGGTAGGCGCGGGCCAGCTCATCAAATTACTATTTGGTTTGAACTACAACATCGCTGTTGTCATCGTTGGTCTATTAATGATGGCATATGTGATCTTTGGTGGCATGTTGGCAACAACATGGGTACAGATCATTAAAGCGGTTATGTTGCTTAGTGGTGCGACTTTCATGGCATTCATGGTGATGAAAGCGGTTGGTTTCAGCTTCAGCAACATGTTCACTCAATCAATTGAAGTATTCAGTAAAGTTCACAGCGTAAGCTTTGAAGAAGCTGCAAAAATTATGGGTCCAGGTAAACTTGCCGCAAACCCGATTGATGCATTGTCTCTTGGCTTAGCACTCATGTTTGGTACAGCGGGTCTTCCACACATTCTTATGCGTTTCTTCACTGTAAAAGACGCAAAAGAAGCACGTAAATCGGTTGTGGTTGCGACAGGTTTCATTGGTTACTTCTATCTTTTAACTTTCATTATTGGTTTCGGTGCGATCCTTTTCGTATCAAACAACCCACAGTTCCTTGATGTTGCGAAAATGGCGGTATCAGGCAAGCTTGAGCTCGTTGGTGGTAATAATATGGCAGCCGTGCATTTAAGTGACGCTTTAGGCGGTGACTTATTCATGGGCTTCATTTCAGCAGTAGCGTTCGCAACGATTCTTGCTGTTGTTGCTGGTTTAACACTTTCAGGTGCATCTGCAATCTCACACGACTTATACGCTAACGTATTCAAAAAAGGTCAAACGACTCCAGCTTCAGAACTTCGTATGTCAAAAATTGCGACACTTGGTTTAGCAATCTTTGCCATGATTTTGGGTATCTTGTTTGAAAAACAAAACGTAGCATTCATGGTGGGCTTAGCGTTCTCTGTGGCATGTTGTGCGAACTTCCCTATTCTTGTTCTATCAATGTTCTGGAAAGGTTTAACCACTCGTGGTGCAGTTATCGGTGGTGTAGTTGGTCTTGTAACAGCGGTAGTACTTATTGTTCTGTCTAAAGCGGTTTGGGTAGATACTTTAAAAATCTCTGATACACCAGTTAACCCATTCAATGGTCCTGCATTATTTGCGATGCCATTGTCATTCCTTTGCTGTTGGTTCTTCTCGGTGACTGACAACTCTGCACGTGCTAAACAAGAGCGTGCTGCATTCGATGCCCAATATGTTCGTTCAATGACAGGTATCGGTGCTTCTGGTGCGTCAGATCACTAA